Proteins encoded by one window of Lathyrus oleraceus cultivar Zhongwan6 chromosome 1, CAAS_Psat_ZW6_1.0, whole genome shotgun sequence:
- the LOC127103451 gene encoding uncharacterized protein LOC127103451 — MATVSNNRIPTNIPILDSKNYDKWVKQMKVLFGYQEVLEIVVNRVTQLGTEVTDIQRATHKEEKKKNYKALFLIHSCVDNDNFEKVGDCESAKQAWEILEKAYAGAVKAKVVRLQTYKRQFELTQMEDKETINDYITRIARLVNQIKSCGETILEQNVVSKVLRSLTSRFDNIVVAIEESKDLTTSSKDELQSSLEAHEQRMVKTGADKAKAEIALQARFNEKNKRSKGKFVARGKSNFQNFGSNDSQNSKHSTSERGESSSKDSGHSNGFKKRDVSKVQCYKCKMFGHFANSCRGKSNENHNSEANVSREEVDDDDTLLVMITEESYGITDVPCSNYSSDSLRDNNCTVPENSEKTHSDRSALVTVHDGVQGRDEWYLDCGCSTYMTGQKDWFVQINQAAKSKVKFTDDTTLSAEGIGDVLIGKRNGGHSRIKDVLYILGIKCNLLSIGQLLERGYKIRLEDKILRVLDSNGVLILKAPMDANRTFKVELKVMEHRCLATAASIDEWLWHYRLGHLNFKDLRKLQQSEMVTGLPHISIPTELCEEV, encoded by the coding sequence ATGGCAACCGTTTCCAATAATCGAATTCCCACCAATATCCCGATTCTTGATTCGAAGAACTATGATAAATGGGTGAAACAAATGAAGGTCTTGTTTGGTTATCAAGAGGTGCTTGAGATTGTCGTCAATCGAGTTACACAATTAGGGACAGAGGTTACCGACATTCAAAGAGCTACAcacaaagaagagaagaagaagaattacAAAGCCCTATTCTTGATTCATTCGTGTGTTGATAACGACAATTTCGAGAAGGTTGGCGATTGTGAATCGGCGAAGCAAGCATGGGAAATCTTGGAGAAAGCATATGCCGGTGCCGTCAAAGCGAAGGTTGTAAGGTTACAAACTTACAAGAGACAATTCGAGTTAACACAAATGGAAGACAAAGAAACGATCAACGACTACATTACGCGCATTGCCCGGTTAgttaatcaaatcaaatcttGTGGGGAAACGATTCTTGAGCAGAATGTTGTATCGAAAGTATTGCGTTCGTTAACGTCGCGTTTCGACAACATAGTTGTGGCTATTGAAGAATCAAAGGATCTAACAACTTCGAGCAAGGATGAATTGCAAAGTTCGTTAGAGGCACATGAACAAAGGATGGTTAAGACAGGCGCCGACAAAGCCAAAGCGGAGATTGCTTTGCAAGCACGTTTCAATGAAAAGAATAAGAGGTCAAAAGGAAAATTTGTAGCGAGAGGTAAATcaaattttcagaattttggtTCAAACGATTCGCAAAATTCAAAGCATTCGACGAGTGAAAGAGGTGAAAGTAGCTCCAAGGATAGTGGTCATAGCAATGGTTTTAAGAAGCGTGATGTGAGTAAGGTGCAATGCTACAAGTGCAAAATGTTTGGACACTTTGCAAATTCGTGTCGTGGTAAATCGAATGAGAATCACAATAGTGAAGCCAATGTTTCTAGGGAAGAGGTGGATGATGATGACACACTTCTAGTAATGATCACGGAGGAGAGTTATGGCATTACGGATGTTCCGTGCAGCAATTACAGCAGTGACAGTTTGCGGGACAACAATTGTACCGTTCCGGAAAATAGCGAGAAAACGCATTCGGATCGAAGCGCATTGGTTACCGTTCATGATGGAGTCCAAGGGAGAGATGAGTGGTACTTGGATTGCGGTTGTTCAACATATATGACGGGTCAAAAAGATTGGTTTGTGCAAATCAATCAAGCGGCAAAAAGTAAAGTCAAATTTACCGACGACACCACTTTAAGCGCCGAAGGGATAGGAGATGTTTTGATCGGAAAAAGGAATGGTGGACATTCAAGGATCAAAGATGTCTTGTATATACTGGGAATTAAGTGTAATCTTTTAAGCATTGGCCAATTACTTGAAAGAGGATACAAAATTCGTTTGGAGGACAAGATTTTACGCGTTTTGGATTCAAATGGTGTGTTGATTCTAAAAGCGCCGATGGATGCCAATAGAACCTTTAAGGTTGAGTTAAAGGTTATGGAGCATCGTTGTCTAGCTACCGCGGCAAGTATAGATGAATGGTTATGGCATTACCGTCTTGGTCACCTTAATTTTAAGGATCTAAGAAAGTTGCAACAAAGTGAAATGGTAACGGGGCTGCCACACATTAGTATTCCAACTGAATTGTGTGAGGAAGTGTGA